The proteins below come from a single Pseudomonadota bacterium genomic window:
- a CDS encoding type II secretion system protein GspG, whose translation MDDRSTGIRNVAVRRAAERGMTLIEIMIVILIMAMIATGVSLAVVSRLNAAQEKDARIGACTIRSAVQMYIAEHPRKCPSLEDLKDGYLDAAKGAQDPWEQDYVVDCAGNAKDPDVYSLGPDGQSGEPIRCEKEKSKD comes from the coding sequence ATGGACGACAGGAGCACGGGAATTCGGAACGTCGCGGTGCGACGGGCGGCCGAGCGCGGCATGACGCTCATCGAGATCATGATCGTCATCCTCATCATGGCGATGATCGCAACGGGCGTCTCCCTCGCGGTGGTGTCGCGGCTCAACGCGGCACAGGAGAAGGACGCGCGCATCGGCGCGTGCACCATCCGCTCCGCGGTGCAGATGTACATCGCCGAACACCCGCGCAAGTGCCCGTCGCTGGAGGATCTGAAGGACGGCTACCTCGACGCCGCGAAGGGCGCGCAGGATCCTTGGGAACAGGACTACGTCGTCGACTGCGCCGGCAACGCGAAGGATCCGGACGTGTACTCCCTCGGCCCGGACGGCCAGAGCGGCGAACCGATACGTTGCGAGAAAGAGAAGAGCAAGGACTAG
- the gspF gene encoding type II secretion system inner membrane protein GspF translates to MPLYQYQGIRRADGRNVHGTRDADNEKALRTALKRDGILISELSEKGTAEDRRAVDFRKLLFKRVKKTDVELATRQLATLTRSGISLVEALNAIIDQSDKPDLKTALIDVRDQVNQGMSLADAFGRHPKYFDTLYCNMVNAGEQSGTIEQVLGRLADFMSAQNRLKGKVMSAMAYPAVMGVMGVIIISVMMVVVVPKMTSIFQTFGEEMLPLPTRALIATSDFIQGFWWLLLALFVIAIVGFRKWKKTRSGEIKWHKFVLWAPLFGKLSMMVAVSRFSKTLATLLSSGVPLLTAMDITKGVLGNSVLQQVIVDASSSIREGESIAEPLKASGRFPPMVTHMIAVGERSGQLEEMLENVALSYDTQVDNSVATLTSLLEPLMIVFMGIGAGSIAAAILMPLMQMSEFVQ, encoded by the coding sequence GTGCCACTCTACCAGTACCAGGGGATCCGCAGGGCCGACGGCCGCAACGTCCATGGGACGCGCGACGCCGACAACGAGAAGGCCCTGCGCACCGCGCTCAAGCGCGACGGGATCCTCATCTCGGAGCTCTCCGAGAAGGGCACGGCCGAAGACCGGCGCGCGGTGGATTTCAGGAAGCTCCTCTTCAAGCGCGTGAAGAAGACGGACGTGGAGCTCGCCACCCGCCAGCTCGCCACGCTGACGCGCTCCGGGATCTCGCTCGTGGAAGCGCTCAACGCGATCATCGATCAGAGCGACAAGCCGGATCTCAAGACCGCGCTCATAGACGTGCGCGATCAGGTCAACCAGGGCATGAGCCTCGCCGATGCGTTCGGCCGCCACCCCAAGTACTTCGACACGCTGTACTGCAACATGGTGAACGCGGGCGAGCAATCGGGGACCATCGAGCAGGTGCTCGGACGGCTCGCGGACTTCATGAGCGCGCAGAACCGCCTGAAGGGGAAGGTGATGTCCGCCATGGCCTACCCGGCGGTCATGGGCGTCATGGGGGTCATCATCATATCGGTCATGATGGTGGTCGTCGTCCCGAAGATGACCTCCATCTTCCAGACCTTCGGCGAGGAGATGCTGCCGTTGCCGACGCGGGCGCTCATCGCGACGAGCGATTTCATACAGGGCTTCTGGTGGCTCCTGCTCGCGCTCTTCGTGATCGCGATCGTCGGCTTCAGGAAGTGGAAGAAGACCAGGTCCGGGGAGATCAAGTGGCATAAGTTCGTGCTCTGGGCGCCCCTGTTCGGGAAGCTGAGCATGATGGTCGCGGTATCGCGCTTCTCGAAGACGCTCGCAACGCTCCTGTCCTCCGGCGTGCCGCTGCTCACCGCCATGGACATCACGAAGGGCGTGCTCGGCAACTCCGTGCTCCAGCAGGTCATCGTGGACGCGAGCTCGTCGATCCGCGAGGGTGAGAGCATCGCCGAGCCGCTCAAGGCGTCCGGGCGGTTCCCGCCGATGGTGACGCACATGATAGCGGTCGGCGAGAGATCGGGGCAGCTCGAGGAGATGCTCGAGAACGTGGCGCTGTCGTACGACACCCAGGTGGACAACAGCGTCGCGACCCTGACGTCGCTCCTCGAGCCGCTGATGATCGTCTTCATGGGGATCGGCGCAGGCAGCATCGCCGCGGCGATCCTGATGCCGCTGATGCAGATGAGCGAGTTCGTGCAATGA
- a CDS encoding prepilin-type N-terminal cleavage/methylation domain-containing protein, with protein MGRTRQSGLTLIEVMVVIVIVALATTGIALGAGAVTRADLRSSASTLVAASRFAYSRSVTQGLTTRIVLDFDARTIQVQETTGRVVLQRDDATGSGLHREDAPDLDPDAGTDDVAAPVMMPAGSGNAAGDALGLSGDMSAGGTTSTGGGLLGGLMGGMTSGQITDPFLAALARGASGDVTGGKAGYRGPKFQPAEGKSGEPRELSGDSGFLKVFSPHERQPREDGKAYVYYFPGGVTEHTIVQLADGDEENPHVYSVEIHPLSGRAQIHDFALEPEEELDKLQEAEE; from the coding sequence ATGGGACGGACGAGGCAGAGCGGGCTGACGCTGATCGAGGTGATGGTCGTCATCGTGATCGTCGCGCTCGCCACGACGGGGATCGCGCTCGGAGCGGGCGCGGTCACGCGGGCCGACCTGCGCTCATCGGCCTCGACGCTCGTCGCGGCCTCGCGGTTCGCCTACTCCCGATCGGTCACGCAGGGGCTGACGACGCGCATCGTGCTCGACTTCGACGCGCGGACCATACAGGTGCAGGAAACGACCGGGCGCGTCGTGCTCCAGCGCGACGACGCGACGGGCTCCGGGCTCCACCGGGAGGACGCGCCGGACCTCGATCCTGACGCCGGGACCGACGACGTCGCGGCGCCCGTGATGATGCCCGCGGGCTCCGGGAACGCGGCAGGTGACGCGCTCGGCCTGAGCGGCGACATGAGCGCGGGTGGCACGACCTCGACCGGTGGCGGGCTGCTCGGCGGGCTAATGGGCGGCATGACGAGCGGCCAGATCACGGACCCGTTCCTCGCGGCACTCGCGCGGGGCGCGTCGGGCGACGTGACCGGCGGCAAGGCGGGCTACCGCGGCCCGAAATTCCAGCCCGCGGAGGGCAAGAGCGGCGAGCCCCGGGAGCTCTCGGGCGACTCGGGCTTCCTCAAGGTGTTCTCGCCCCACGAGCGGCAGCCGCGCGAGGACGGCAAGGCGTACGTCTACTACTTCCCGGGCGGGGTCACGGAGCACACGATCGTGCAGCTCGCGGACGGCGACGAGGAGAACCCGCACGTCTACTCGGTCGAGATCCACCCGTTGAGCGGCCGCGCCCAGATCCACGACTTCGCGCTCGAGCCCGAGGAGGAGCTCGACAAGCTGCAGGAGGCGGAGGAATGA
- a CDS encoding prepilin-type N-terminal cleavage/methylation domain-containing protein, producing the protein MERRGSEGGFTLIEVLIALSVTSMIAIAIWAASSQTARTRELVQEAHDKHHQVRVAFDMLTRDLTSSFLSLHRAQLDPTHDTVFIGEDHGDTDRVDFAAFTHERRYFDVKESDQCEVGYFLAPDREEPERMNLVRRESPVLDTEPLEGGQLLVLIEDVTAFDLQYFDFVMNEWQDAWDTTEATGEAGVLPMQVRIRIVARDRRGQDVAYATQIPIPMRTPILKEGYVPGAPLVVSH; encoded by the coding sequence GTGGAGAGACGAGGCTCAGAAGGCGGCTTCACGCTGATCGAGGTGCTCATCGCCCTGTCGGTGACGAGCATGATCGCCATCGCGATCTGGGCGGCGTCGAGCCAGACGGCGCGCACGCGAGAGCTCGTGCAGGAGGCGCACGACAAGCACCACCAGGTGCGGGTGGCCTTCGACATGCTGACGCGCGACCTCACGTCCTCGTTCCTCTCCCTGCACCGCGCGCAGCTCGATCCCACCCACGACACGGTGTTCATCGGCGAGGATCACGGCGACACGGATCGCGTGGACTTCGCGGCGTTCACCCACGAGCGGCGCTATTTCGACGTCAAGGAATCGGATCAATGCGAGGTCGGGTACTTCCTCGCGCCCGACAGGGAGGAGCCCGAGCGGATGAACCTCGTGCGCCGGGAGTCGCCGGTGCTCGACACCGAGCCGCTCGAGGGCGGACAGCTCCTCGTGCTCATCGAGGACGTAACCGCGTTCGACCTGCAGTACTTCGATTTCGTGATGAACGAGTGGCAGGACGCCTGGGACACGACGGAGGCGACCGGCGAGGCGGGAGTGCTCCCGATGCAGGTGCGCATCCGGATCGTCGCCCGCGACCGTCGCGGCCAGGACGTCGCCTACGCCACGCAGATCCCGATCCCGATGCGCACGCCTATCCTGAAGGAGGGCTACGTGCCGGGCGCGCCCCTGGTGGTGTCGCATTGA
- a CDS encoding type II secretion system protein GspG: protein MRKKGGIVLGDKDRRPQALGQWGRRLKWAVVAFGVLSCAGLSVSSIDEEMRVRQAELDVSRIGHAVRLFRADANRCPSGLAEPETPPDGIAPYLRVENDPWDRPYRLDCPARSDPTEVDVVSGGPDGDVTAADNISSL, encoded by the coding sequence ATGAGGAAAAAGGGGGGCATCGTGCTCGGGGACAAGGACCGCCGACCGCAGGCACTCGGCCAGTGGGGGAGGCGCCTCAAGTGGGCGGTCGTGGCGTTCGGCGTTCTGAGCTGCGCCGGGCTGTCGGTGAGCAGCATCGACGAGGAGATGCGCGTGCGGCAGGCCGAGCTCGACGTCTCGCGGATCGGCCACGCGGTGCGCCTCTTCCGCGCCGACGCGAACCGATGCCCGTCCGGCCTCGCGGAGCCCGAGACGCCGCCGGACGGAATCGCACCGTACCTGCGGGTGGAGAACGATCCGTGGGACAGGCCGTACCGCCTGGATTGTCCCGCGCGCAGCGATCCGACCGAGGTGGACGTCGTCTCGGGCGGGCCGGACGGGGACGTGACCGCGGCTGACAACATCTCGAGCCTGTAG
- a CDS encoding type II secretion system protein GspK produces the protein MRRQRGMALVLVLIALTVLGAMTVDLMEDNSVSVMSTVNARDALKAEYIARSGVNLSRLMLSVQPLLGEQFNFPFWQFADVILEPFTSSPDEGRGDEDGEHGAEDEGGSMLTDMTGIDLSGAEGLGLPAGEELAVKITDEDSKIQVNLSQAVPHARDLAVQQLLMLMSPPQYDEMFDRNTGSDRFFGREDIVCEVIDWADPDEELCDLSGGEDATYYDNPDAPYLRKNAPYDSLEELHLVEGIGDDFWSAFVDPDSTDPERRVMTVWGKGRVNVNTASSQTLLAEACYLASDESGVSPCGDFTVQLNLMQIIQGILFVRTLMPFGSAGDFVKAIENPQEALFGLVPTSGVPLANKKRARQVLTAQSTVFSIYSEGNVGNARRRIHVVVDMEGLDMLDPTKSVSASGGKVLYWRMD, from the coding sequence ATGCGCCGCCAGCGCGGCATGGCGCTCGTGCTCGTGCTCATCGCGCTCACGGTGCTCGGCGCGATGACCGTCGACCTCATGGAGGACAACAGCGTGTCCGTCATGTCGACGGTGAACGCGCGGGACGCGCTCAAGGCCGAGTACATCGCTCGATCCGGCGTGAACCTGAGCCGGCTCATGCTGTCCGTGCAGCCGCTGCTCGGCGAACAGTTCAACTTCCCGTTCTGGCAGTTCGCGGACGTCATCCTCGAGCCGTTCACCTCGTCGCCGGACGAGGGCCGAGGCGACGAGGACGGCGAGCATGGCGCCGAGGATGAGGGCGGGAGCATGCTGACGGACATGACCGGGATCGATCTTTCGGGCGCGGAGGGGCTCGGGCTGCCCGCCGGCGAGGAGCTCGCCGTGAAGATCACGGACGAGGACAGCAAGATCCAGGTCAACCTCAGCCAGGCCGTTCCGCACGCCCGCGACCTCGCCGTGCAGCAGCTCCTCATGCTCATGTCGCCGCCGCAGTACGACGAGATGTTCGACCGCAACACGGGCTCCGACAGGTTCTTCGGCCGGGAGGACATCGTCTGCGAGGTGATTGACTGGGCGGATCCGGACGAGGAGCTGTGCGATCTGTCCGGCGGCGAGGACGCCACGTACTACGACAACCCGGACGCGCCGTACCTGCGGAAGAACGCGCCGTACGACAGCCTCGAGGAGCTGCACCTCGTCGAGGGGATCGGCGACGACTTCTGGTCCGCGTTCGTCGACCCGGACTCCACGGATCCGGAACGCCGCGTCATGACCGTCTGGGGCAAGGGGCGCGTGAACGTCAACACCGCCTCGTCGCAGACCCTGCTCGCCGAGGCGTGCTACCTCGCGTCGGACGAGTCCGGCGTGAGTCCCTGCGGCGATTTCACCGTCCAGCTCAACCTCATGCAGATCATCCAGGGCATACTCTTCGTCCGGACGCTCATGCCGTTCGGCAGCGCGGGAGATTTCGTCAAGGCGATCGAGAACCCGCAGGAGGCGCTGTTCGGGCTCGTCCCGACCTCCGGCGTGCCGCTTGCCAACAAGAAGCGCGCGCGGCAGGTGCTCACGGCGCAGAGCACCGTGTTCTCCATCTACTCGGAAGGGAACGTGGGCAACGCGCGCCGGCGCATTCACGTAGTCGTGGACATGGAGGGGCTCGACATGCTCGATCCGACGAAGTCGGTCTCCGCTTCGGGCGGCAAGGTGCTGTACTGGAGGATGGACTAG
- a CDS encoding prepilin-type N-terminal cleavage/methylation domain-containing protein, producing MGHGFTIIEVMVAMLIFAVAIVSIFGAQFSAISTTEFARHTTMATELARCRMSELELEFVQNGGFEEGDVTQSGTCCEALENDPSAADYTCRWEIKTIVLPDASQLMAGGADGGLGGGMFGDMIGGGMGDEASGDEAAGAMGLDMVSSFLPMVADLLEQAIRRVTVTVEWQLSGGAERELSVVQFVTHPTQGVLGMAQGAKAAGDLAEQLGLGEQTENLDGERGAKGM from the coding sequence ATGGGTCACGGCTTCACCATCATCGAGGTGATGGTCGCGATGCTGATCTTCGCGGTCGCGATCGTGTCGATCTTCGGTGCCCAGTTCTCGGCGATCTCCACGACCGAGTTCGCGCGCCACACGACGATGGCGACCGAGCTCGCGCGCTGCCGCATGAGCGAGCTCGAGCTCGAGTTCGTGCAGAACGGCGGGTTCGAGGAGGGTGACGTCACGCAGTCCGGCACGTGCTGCGAGGCGCTCGAGAACGACCCGAGCGCCGCGGACTACACCTGCCGGTGGGAGATCAAGACGATCGTGCTCCCGGACGCGAGCCAGCTCATGGCGGGCGGCGCGGACGGCGGCCTTGGCGGCGGGATGTTCGGGGACATGATCGGCGGCGGCATGGGTGACGAGGCGAGCGGCGACGAGGCGGCGGGCGCGATGGGGCTGGACATGGTGTCGTCGTTCCTCCCCATGGTCGCCGATCTGCTCGAGCAGGCGATCCGGCGCGTGACCGTGACCGTGGAGTGGCAACTCTCTGGCGGCGCGGAGCGCGAGCTCTCGGTGGTCCAGTTCGTCACGCACCCCACGCAGGGGGTGCTGGGGATGGCGCAGGGGGCGAAGGCGGCCGGCGACTTGGCGGAGCAATTGGGTCTTGGCGAGCAGACGGAGAACCTCGACGGTGAGCGCGGGGCGAAGGGGATGTAG
- the gspE gene encoding type II secretion system ATPase GspE, protein MTAPRDMFIGEMLVEQGALTAAQLETAHGALAEKGGTLVEHLVSSQIMEEKQLWRAVAAAMGLDHLEAIRNEDVDSTLIADLPIGFAKANRVLPLKESADGVRVACANPFDIPSLDAVQAILGRPIEAVVAPGDAIVEAINTVYERSAKGADLDGEGVADEEELTDLIDVEDEAPIIRWVNTLFFEAVKKRASDIHIEPLEREVGVRFRVDGVMYVAKTAKKAFLPSIISRVKILAKLNIAEKRLPQDGRIGLKIAGKSIDVRVSTIPTSQGERVVMRLLDKQSVLHDVEDLGFWPDHYHLFHSLIRRPHGIILVTGPTGSGKTTTLYAGLQQINTPDKNILTVEDPVEYDIEGIGQMHVNPKIDLTFSNGLRAFLRQDPDVIMVGEIRDRETAEIAIQSSLTGHLVLSTIHTNDAPGALTRLVEMDIEPFLVASSIIGIQAQRLVRVLCPSCKELYDVTRDQLIELGVNPDNPYEPSSAPKTPVYQAAAAKVPPIRPLRPGRVSLYRAVGCDECLGTGYVGRTGLYELVMITDDIRTNILRNSDSNTIKRVAKAEGMVNLRDDGARKVLTGTTTIEEVLRVTHVDEN, encoded by the coding sequence TTGACCGCGCCGCGCGACATGTTCATCGGCGAGATGCTCGTCGAGCAGGGGGCGCTGACCGCCGCTCAACTCGAGACGGCGCACGGGGCGCTCGCAGAGAAGGGCGGCACGCTCGTCGAGCACCTCGTCTCCTCACAGATCATGGAGGAGAAGCAGCTGTGGCGGGCCGTCGCCGCGGCGATGGGGCTGGACCACCTCGAGGCGATCCGCAACGAGGACGTCGACAGCACTCTCATCGCGGATCTGCCCATCGGCTTCGCCAAGGCAAACCGGGTCCTGCCGCTCAAGGAGTCCGCCGACGGCGTGCGCGTCGCGTGCGCCAACCCGTTCGACATCCCGTCGCTCGACGCGGTGCAGGCGATTCTCGGCCGCCCGATCGAGGCGGTCGTTGCACCCGGCGACGCCATCGTAGAGGCCATCAACACGGTCTACGAGCGCTCGGCCAAGGGCGCGGATCTCGACGGCGAAGGCGTGGCCGACGAAGAGGAGCTCACCGATCTCATCGACGTCGAAGACGAGGCGCCGATCATCCGCTGGGTCAACACGCTGTTTTTTGAAGCGGTGAAGAAGCGCGCGAGCGATATCCACATCGAGCCGCTCGAGCGGGAGGTCGGCGTCCGTTTCCGCGTCGACGGCGTCATGTACGTCGCAAAGACCGCGAAGAAGGCGTTCCTCCCGTCCATCATCTCCCGCGTGAAGATCCTCGCGAAGCTGAACATCGCCGAGAAGCGGCTTCCGCAGGACGGCCGCATCGGGCTCAAGATCGCGGGCAAGAGCATCGACGTCCGCGTGTCCACCATCCCGACGAGCCAGGGAGAGCGCGTCGTGATGCGTCTGCTCGACAAGCAGTCGGTGCTCCACGACGTCGAGGATCTCGGGTTCTGGCCGGATCACTACCACCTGTTTCACAGCCTCATCCGGAGGCCCCACGGCATCATCCTCGTCACCGGCCCGACGGGCTCGGGGAAGACGACGACGCTGTACGCGGGCCTCCAGCAGATCAACACGCCCGACAAGAACATCCTCACGGTCGAGGATCCGGTCGAGTACGACATCGAGGGGATCGGGCAGATGCACGTCAACCCGAAGATCGACCTCACGTTCTCGAACGGGCTGCGCGCATTCCTCCGTCAGGATCCGGATGTCATCATGGTCGGCGAGATCCGCGATCGCGAGACCGCAGAGATCGCGATCCAGTCGTCGCTCACCGGCCACCTCGTGCTGTCCACGATCCACACGAACGATGCGCCCGGCGCGCTCACACGGCTCGTGGAGATGGACATCGAGCCGTTCCTCGTCGCCTCTTCGATCATCGGCATCCAGGCGCAGCGGCTCGTGCGCGTGCTGTGCCCGTCCTGCAAGGAGCTGTACGACGTGACGCGTGATCAGCTCATCGAGCTGGGCGTGAATCCCGACAACCCGTACGAACCGTCGTCCGCCCCGAAGACGCCCGTATACCAGGCGGCGGCGGCCAAGGTGCCCCCCATCCGCCCGCTCCGACCCGGCAGGGTCTCTCTCTACCGGGCCGTCGGGTGCGACGAGTGCCTCGGCACGGGCTACGTCGGCCGGACCGGCCTGTACGAGCTCGTGATGATCACCGACGACATCAGGACGAACATTCTGCGCAACTCCGACTCGAACACGATCAAGCGGGTCGCCAAGGCGGAGGGAATGGTGAACCTGCGCGACGACGGCGCGCGCAAGGTGCTCACCGGGACGACGACCATCGAGGAAGTGCTGCGCGTGACGCACGTGGACGAGAACTGA
- the pilM gene encoding pilus assembly protein PilM, producing MGQNVIGLDLGSHSVKAVALKLGLRGSEVVAAQVEPVLLGDDGSASEAEVFAAAGRLIARLELGAESLHCAVPGDAATLRTVVLPAGAVRRIEQVLKFELDEALPFDIEDAVFDWVERGRSAEGVSLLTAVARTERVKAIVDGVTAAGFDPREIGVAPLAYAVDLAQGEGTEPTAVVDVGHLRTNVLVAGEEVTTSRTILRGGRDLTTRLAEAGHLPFHLAEQNKHREGLSGRVGQILAEALKPLVREIRNTLAGHVAAGGKRVRRVLLCGGGAAMVGFDQYLSNELGLQVERWGVALPATAAASGSIAAEALVLAHSLARRESQDRSKRLNLRRGALAFRGDTAHMRRRLILAAVFLLAVTGAWIFSSYAEYRVLVGAAEAQEERLKQETLRYFGRELVDEEQIKKLAGGNQAAEAPIPIRDAFEVLVELSKRIPTTVVHDIELLDIKPKRVTIRALVDAELRPADADDTSEPGDSDEDREAAGEELQLSPTDLIQQKLSEFKECFTAIRIGKVQTHGERRSYQMDIDSKCP from the coding sequence ATGGGCCAGAACGTCATAGGGCTCGATCTGGGCAGCCACAGCGTGAAGGCGGTCGCGCTGAAGCTCGGGCTGCGCGGCAGCGAGGTCGTCGCGGCACAGGTCGAGCCGGTGCTCCTCGGCGACGACGGCTCGGCGTCCGAGGCGGAGGTTTTCGCGGCGGCCGGGCGGCTCATCGCGCGGCTCGAGCTCGGGGCCGAATCGCTGCACTGCGCGGTGCCGGGGGATGCGGCGACCCTCCGCACGGTCGTCCTCCCCGCGGGCGCGGTGCGGCGCATCGAGCAGGTCCTCAAGTTCGAGCTCGACGAGGCGCTGCCTTTCGACATCGAGGACGCGGTTTTCGACTGGGTCGAGCGCGGGCGATCGGCGGAGGGGGTGTCGCTCCTCACGGCGGTCGCTCGCACGGAGCGGGTCAAGGCGATCGTGGACGGCGTGACCGCAGCTGGCTTCGACCCGCGGGAGATCGGCGTGGCCCCGCTGGCGTACGCCGTCGACCTCGCGCAAGGCGAAGGCACGGAGCCGACGGCGGTGGTCGACGTCGGCCACCTGCGGACCAACGTCCTCGTCGCCGGTGAAGAGGTGACGACGTCGCGCACGATCCTCCGCGGAGGCCGCGATCTCACGACGCGCCTCGCCGAGGCCGGGCACCTGCCGTTCCACCTCGCGGAGCAGAACAAGCACCGCGAAGGGCTGTCCGGACGGGTCGGTCAGATCCTCGCCGAGGCGCTGAAGCCCCTCGTCCGCGAGATCCGGAACACGCTCGCAGGGCACGTGGCCGCTGGCGGCAAGCGCGTCCGGCGGGTCCTCCTGTGCGGCGGCGGCGCGGCGATGGTCGGCTTCGACCAGTACCTCTCGAACGAGCTCGGCCTCCAGGTCGAGAGGTGGGGCGTGGCGCTCCCTGCGACCGCGGCGGCCTCCGGATCCATAGCGGCCGAGGCGCTGGTGCTCGCCCACTCCCTCGCGCGGCGCGAGAGCCAGGATCGGTCGAAGCGCCTGAACCTCCGGCGCGGAGCGCTCGCGTTCCGTGGCGACACCGCGCACATGCGGCGCCGCCTCATCCTCGCCGCGGTGTTCCTGCTCGCAGTGACAGGGGCGTGGATCTTCTCGAGCTACGCCGAGTACCGCGTGCTCGTCGGCGCGGCCGAGGCGCAGGAGGAACGGCTCAAGCAGGAGACGCTCCGCTACTTCGGAAGGGAGCTCGTCGACGAGGAGCAGATCAAGAAGCTCGCCGGCGGGAATCAGGCGGCGGAGGCGCCCATCCCGATCCGGGACGCGTTCGAGGTGCTCGTGGAGCTGTCGAAGCGCATCCCGACGACCGTCGTGCACGATATCGAGCTGCTCGACATCAAGCCGAAGCGGGTCACCATCCGCGCGCTCGTCGACGCGGAGCTCCGGCCGGCGGACGCGGACGACACCTCCGAGCCGGGCGACAGCGACGAGGACAGGGAAGCCGCCGGCGAGGAGCTGCAGCTCTCGCCGACAGACCTCATCCAGCAGAAGCTGTCCGAGTTCAAGGAGTGCTTCACGGCGATCCGCATAGGGAAGGTGCAGACCCACGGCGAACGACGCAGCTACCAGATGGACATCGACAGCAAGTGCCCTTAG
- the gspN gene encoding type II secretion system protein GspN produces MMLSSTQWRIVKLVGYPAFFLLCFAVFMFWTFPVDRFKPQIEEKLAATLGREVGIGEVSMSLTGSFTLEAVEIGTASEAGEVDREAAAMAEFERIAAGGDTDEDGKPAEKPAPKPKYLIEEIEIDVGFIDFLFGQLDVEVEAELLGGEIAISYEGPLGGEDEVLPPRTGAARRAAEIARRSQAAPPVAAPDGETPDAEAEAEAEGGEPVALSVQATGIQLRQIHDLRRKVPVAVGGALDVRVELTSETGRLADFDGRISVAARQLKVGDSKNPATIGGMPMTVDEVLVSELAWEIDVKKGVGAVEKFTVASADFDAKIEGTISFADPFSRSRLDLYLTFKLLEGYAKRSPTAQMVVSTLPELSSDFRRALRSDGYFGFRYRGVLGSAQFTPAKVYRGKGTREAERAERRAKRTAATPSARAGDRTAGRGTALDERAAGAGDVDPSGMTREERFPDLKPPSGSGPYGVDPVPLPTATDRPQNQPDEGRRFDAEARALPEPPAEEVEEPLLEPEPERVEEQPGEQPEEQPGEQPEEEEEGEGEAQEAPEQ; encoded by the coding sequence ATGATGCTCTCCTCCACACAGTGGCGCATCGTCAAGCTCGTCGGCTACCCGGCGTTCTTCCTCCTGTGCTTCGCGGTGTTCATGTTCTGGACCTTCCCGGTCGACAGGTTCAAGCCGCAGATCGAGGAGAAGCTCGCGGCGACGCTCGGGCGCGAGGTGGGCATCGGCGAGGTGTCGATGTCGCTCACCGGCTCCTTCACGCTCGAGGCGGTCGAGATCGGGACGGCGTCCGAGGCGGGCGAGGTGGACAGGGAGGCCGCGGCGATGGCCGAGTTCGAGCGGATCGCCGCCGGCGGGGACACCGACGAGGACGGCAAGCCCGCCGAGAAGCCGGCGCCCAAGCCGAAGTACCTCATCGAGGAGATCGAGATCGACGTCGGATTCATCGATTTCCTTTTTGGCCAGCTCGACGTGGAGGTGGAGGCGGAGCTGCTCGGCGGGGAGATCGCGATCTCGTACGAGGGGCCCCTCGGCGGCGAGGACGAGGTGCTCCCGCCGAGAACCGGCGCGGCGCGGCGCGCGGCGGAGATCGCACGGCGCAGCCAGGCGGCGCCTCCCGTTGCGGCGCCCGACGGCGAGACGCCGGACGCGGAAGCCGAGGCGGAGGCCGAGGGCGGAGAGCCGGTCGCCCTGTCCGTCCAGGCCACCGGCATCCAGCTCCGCCAGATCCACGATCTGCGGCGAAAGGTCCCCGTGGCGGTCGGCGGCGCGCTCGATGTCCGCGTCGAGCTGACATCGGAGACCGGCCGGCTCGCGGACTTCGACGGGCGGATCTCCGTCGCGGCGAGGCAGCTGAAGGTCGGCGACAGCAAGAACCCCGCGACCATCGGCGGCATGCCGATGACCGTCGACGAGGTGCTGGTCTCGGAGCTGGCGTGGGAGATCGACGTGAAGAAGGGCGTCGGCGCGGTGGAGAAGTTCACCGTCGCGTCGGCCGACTTCGACGCCAAGATTGAGGGCACGATCTCTTTTGCGGATCCGTTCTCGCGCAGCCGCCTGGACCTCTACCTCACGTTCAAGCTCCTCGAGGGCTACGCCAAGAGGAGCCCGACCGCGCAGATGGTGGTATCGACGCTCCCGGAGCTGAGCAGCGATTTCAGGCGCGCGCTGCGCTCGGACGGGTACTTCGGCTTCAGGTATCGCGGCGTCTTGGGGTCGGCGCAGTTCACGCCGGCGAAGGTATATCGCGGCAAGGGCACCCGCGAAGCGGAGCGGGCGGAGCGCAGGGCGAAGCGCACGGCCGCCACACCGAGCGCACGCGCAGGGGATCGGACGGCAGGACGCGGCACGGCGTTGGACGAGAGAGCCGCTGGAGCGGGCGACGTCGATCCTTCGGGGATGACGCGCGAGGAGCGGTTTCCCGATCTCAAGCCGCCTTCCGGCAGCGGCCCGTACGGAGTCGATCCGGTGCCGCTGCCGACCGCCACCGATCGACCCCAGAACCAGCCCGACGAAGGGCGGCGGTTCGACGCCGAAGCCCGCGCGCTGCCGGAGCCGCCCGCCGAGGAGGTCGAGGAGCCGCTGCTCGAGCCCGAACCGGAGCGCGTCGAGGAGCAGCCGGGGGAGCAGCCAGAGGAACAGCCGGGGGAGCAGCCAGAGGAGGAGGAGGAGGGTGAGGGCGAGGCGCAGGAGGCTCCGGAGCAGTAG